In Papaver somniferum cultivar HN1 chromosome 9, ASM357369v1, whole genome shotgun sequence, the genomic stretch ATCAGTTTCCTGATTGATTTGCAACTAAAGTAAGTATCGATATATCATTGTAACACAATTTATCTTGCGATTTTAATGACTTTCACTTCGTTTTTTTCGTCATTGATAAACATCtctatgcatgtatgaatagataTACCAATTACATAAAGATGGTCAGGTGAGTGATGAACTATATTCTTTGAGTCAAGGTCCTGCTAAAGAATGTTTGAGTTACAATGGCTACATCATCAACGACTTTAGATTTCATACAAGATAGTGGGAGAGTCGACGAAATTCACAGAATAGTGGACTTTGTGTCCCTCGGGAAGACGAAGGCGTagctgaagatgaaaatgattttTATGGAGTTGTGAATAATATTATCGAGGCACGGTATGTGGGTCAATTCCGAGTTCTTCTTTTCAAATGCGATTGGCGGCCGATTGCAGGAACAGATGAGCTTGGATTTACTAGTGTCCATATGAATAGAAGATATTATGTGAATGAACCGTTTATTTTAGCATCTCAAGCACAACATGTTTTCTGCATCAAGGATGTATATAATCAACAAAAGGAACTGGTTATAAAAACGCAACCTCGTCGGTCTTTCAATATTCCAGAAGAAGATTTCGATGGGGAATCTGAAATAGAAACCTCAAGATCTGGTGAAGCATATCAAGAATGGCATTCAAGTTATTTGATGATAGATCTAGGAGGAGTGCCACATCAGGATCTCAGTGACAGTTTTGTTTGGGATAGGAACGACGTTCCACCCGAAACTATCAGTCGTGCTGCAGCAGTAGCTTGTCGAAGCCAAGAAGATGGAGATGAAGCTGACATTAATGCCGTTTACACCTCTGATGAAGAGGATGAGTATGAATTTGATGATAATAACAACCGTGATGATATGGAATTTTAATAATGGGAGTATTATTTCATTTTATCGATCTAATAAAAGTTTTTCCCTTTGTGATGCTTAGATTATTTTGAATTTAAGTTTAATCTATGATGAGTTAGTTACCTCATGCTTGTCATACTCAAAAAGGTGCTGGTGCAAAGCATAATGATCTGGATAATCTTGGCAAGGATACTTGTTATCATATATTTTCTGAGATGCTTGGTAGCCGGTCCATTGGAGATTAATTCAAAAGTAGCAGTTATTTTATGGGCATGGGAGCTTCTCACACAGGTTTGTTGAGTATTTCAACTTTTTCCATCTCATTATATTACTTGTTAGAAATGGTAGTTTTGATTGAATGATGGGACTAGAATTTCGTGCATTTTTTCATGGATCCTTGCTCAGTTGGTTGAATTGTATTATGTAGTAGCTACACTGTTGGTTAGAATGCATATCCTCCATCATACCGTGGTGGTGCTCCAAAATTTTCTGCTCCTCAATTAGGGTTGAGTTTTTCAATTTGGGTGTTGACGTTACAAGAGATATTTGAGTTTTTTAAGTGGGTTTTGTAAATAGAAGTGAAGTTATGGTCTTGTGAAGGGTTCTGCTATATGGGTTCTGTATCTGTGTTGTAAAAAGAGCCAATTTTTGGAAAATCTGGAATTTTTCTGGTGATTTTTGAAAGAAATTTTGGTACCAATCAAGTTTTAATGTCAACAAAGTATTTCAATTTGAGCAAAGAATTGCAGTTGATACAAGGATATGTTAGTTACTTTGCTTATGAATTAGTTTTCACTTTTCATACAAGTTGTTTTGgttatttttcaattttcttgTATAAAAATTCTATATGTTAATGTTGGTTCTGTCTCTAAGATGCTCTTTTGCATAAACAGGTATTGCAGGTCCAAAGAATTGATAATACTCACCCGTGGTACTTGTGTATTTGGAGTTATATTTAATCCATCGTTGTATATAAGGCTTGTCGCAGATTGTTGCATTCATTTCATTTATTTGCCTCTTGGAACTACAGGTGTTGGTGTTGTTTAAGATTTCTGCGAAATACTTGTTACTGGAATGGAAATACTAGAAGTCATAGAACGGGTATGTTGTTGGCAACGAATGTTTTCATCTAGCAATCAATCTAAATCATAAATTGTCTTATTGTAAATGTATATTTCCCCTCGCTAGTTCAATTTCATTAGATAACTTTATTTAGATTGAATTCTACAAATTGTGAATTCAGGTAAGTTGTGGAGTACCTCAGGCACCCAGGGAAGTTTGCATGCCTTGGAGAAAAGCTGCTCAAGGTATATTTAGATGCTTGAAGTTATCTTGCCCTTCTTTGTAGACCTCATTCGCTAAGTAGTTAAACCAGTCCTTCATGCTGTTGTTTCGACTCCTCCTGTAGAAAAAAGTTAGATTTCTTTCCCAAATTTTTTAATTTGTACCCTTCCCACTCTGCATCTTAAATATTATCGTCTAATATTTTTGTCTTACTACGTCAACTAAAAGTCTTACAACCCTGCGCGATTATACTTGCAATGTACTGCCATATGAATTAAATCCATTATGTATGTTTTTGTTAGGCTTGAACTGTGACTTGCTTTGCTATTAACTCATTTTCATTCGTGTGCATTATGTCACGATGATTTCCCTGTTTTTTATCTTATACTAATAAAGTGATTGGTTCCCAACTAAAATTCCCAATTATGTTTAATTTACTGGAGCATGTTTAATTTATTACTCTAATTCAGACTTTTCTTTTCGAGGGATTTTaatgatttacatctaaaactACTTATCGAATTGATATTTTTATTCATAGGATGAATTTCCAAGACTTTACTTTGAATGGAAAGAGGTGGATAGACTGCCAAGAGACAATGATGCTTTCACTGCAGGAGACCAAAAGTTCATAGACTTTGCGAGTCGGGATTTAGAACCAAGGAAGAAAATTGTGTCCTTGTAAAGATTGCAATAACAATAACAGATATCTTGTGTCTGAAGTGCACGGACATATTATGTGGAAAGGGTTTATGCCGGGATGTCGGTCGGATATACCATGGAGAAGGGAAGGACGACAAGGTGGGGGAAACTACCGATACTAGAAATGTGGTGCAGGACGACGACGACGAAATGTTTGATTTGCTGCAAGAAATGAACTATGACTCCCCCAATTTTTACAAGTTTCTGAAAGACGCACAGGTGTCACTACTCGCTGTTAGGACTTTTTCTCACTGCAAAAGTTGAGTTACGAAACTATTCCGACATCAGGTACTTCCTATTTGGGAAGACAGGACAGTTCAAACTGTTATTCTTTGTAAACTTTTAAGAGTCTTTCATGATTCCTATTTTTAATCTTTTGTAAAAGATTGTTTTTCTTGAACCATTTCCATGAATGATAATTTAACCGGAGTGCTGTAAGGATCTAAGCTGCACATTTCACTCTGAAAACTTTTGTACATCCCATACCTAACAGTCCTTGCCATCTTAACTTCTGTACCTACTGTCGGCTGTCAAGGAATAAGGGAAAAGTAGTCGTCGAAATTCCTTAACTTAAAACAACATTTTCTTGTTTTAAAAACGACTGATGAAGAATGAGCCTGATAGAAAATCAAAGTGTTCAAATTTAGCAAATTCTTATTGAATCAAACTCAATAAAATTTCAGAGGCCTTCCCTTGTATTTTCTTTAATCTAACTTTGGTTACAACAACTAATACTCCAGGTGAGTAGAAAGCATCaagccttttttctttttttcaaacaGGCTATTTATAAAAGAACGAAAAGCATAATTGCAAACGGCCTAGCTAGGTGCCTAGCGAAAACAAAATTTATCACATGTATTAATATTTAACTAATTAAATTCGCTGACACCACATTTAATGTagttggtgtatttgggtactcaAACCTTTGGCAATCACAATTGATGGATTTAGTTTCCCAACTCTTAAGCAACTATACAATCGGTTAATTGTGGAAGCTTAGTTGCCGAAGAGTTTGGAAACTAATGCATTATATGTGGTTGGCATATCTTTGTTGCTGACGAATTTGGAAACTAATGAAACCAATAGTTGCGGTTGACGTGTTGTCAAACTATATAGGAACTAACAGTTGTCTTTGCCTAGTTCCCAAAGCATTAGGCTACTAGTGCATTTCATGTAGTTGGTATGTATTTGTTGCAAAAGAATTTAGAAACTAATAAAAATGATAGTTGCGGTCAGATTGTTGCCGAAATATATAGGAACTACTAGTTACCTTTGACTAGTTTCGCAATCATTTTGCAACCAATAGTTGCAAGATTGTAGTGGCTTTTGCTAGGATTTTTTGTAGTGATACTTACGAAATTGACGAAGTAGATTACGACACTGACGAATTACATGATCCAAATACTTTTATGAATCAGGGAGCTGTTGTTGCTACCGATATACGTCATTTTCTGGGATAAATGGATGTCAAATGTCAGCACTGCAGGGCATTGCACTGGATGGAAGAAAAACTTACAAATTCATCTTtaataaacccaaaatttgggtCATGTTATCTACAAGGAAAAGTTTGCCTACCGTCACTGCGTGAACCACCTATATCCATCAAAGAATTGTTCGACGGAACCGACGCCGAATCAATTTCTTTTCGGAAATATATTCGAGAGTATAATACAACAAATACATTTACTAGCCTTGGATATAAATTAGATACAAGAGCTTTGAAAAGGAGAGGTCCGAGACCTTTCTCAATACATGGGGAGTTGAGACATTTAACCGGAGGTGTTCTACCAGCTCCTGGAACTGAGAGGATGGCGGTTTACTCCCAAATGTACATCTATGGTCCAGCCTTTTCATGTTTGCCCGTGGCGAAAGAAATCCTCAGTTAAATATGAATGTCCTACAGAAAATTCAGAATACTATGATCCAATTCAATGTTTTTTATACCAAGTATCGTCAGGCTTATGCAATTTTAGACCAGATGATTTCGGCCGACCAGAATATCAGAGTTTCACTTCAATGTAACAAGTCGACTGATAGTAGGCGTTATAATCTTCCGACAACAGATGAGATTACGGTTATTGTTCCAGAAAATACTTATAAGGAGACTGGGGTGCGAGATATTATATTGCATTTGAGAGAAAACAACGGATTGAAACAAATTTTGGAGTGTCATCCGGCATACTTGCCTTTACATTATGTTTTACTATTTCCTTTTGGTGAGCTGGGATGGTCACCAACAACGAGGCAATGGGATGCAGTCACCAAAACCTATACGAAACAAAATTATCTCAAATGGAGTATTACAGTTACCGCATATTTGAACGCGCAGAAGAATATTCAACCATCTTAAGAGCCGGAAAATTATTTCAAGAGTTCTTAGTTGATGCATGGGCTGCTACAGAGCAAAGTAAGTTGGCATGGCTCAGATTTAACCAACCAACTCTGTGTTCTGACCTCTACAGTTGCATTGCAGATATGACAAATGCGGATTTAAATCCGGGTGATAGAGGTAATCCTGTTATTTTACCATCTTCACACACTGGAAGGGGAAGGAATATGTACGAGATATACCAGGATTCGATGACTATTACACGTTTTCATCACCATCCAGATATTTTTCTTACAATGACTGCAAACCCAAATTGTCCAGAAATAAAAAATGCACTTTTACCCAATCAGAGTGTCACTGATCGTCCTAATTTGGTGGCTCGAGTTTTTGAGctgaaaagataagcattgatGAAAGAAATAAAGGAAAAAAGGTGTTCGGCACGGTGGTCGCCCATGTTTATACCTTCGAGTTTCAAAAACGTGCGCAACCACATATACATGCATTTATATTTTTGAAAGATTCGAAAAAAATTCGTACGAAAGACAtggtttataaatttgtttcggCTGAATTTCCTATTGAGAAAAATGACCCAATACTGTTTGATACCGTAAGCAAATGTATGGTTCATGGTCCATGTGGAGAGCGAGATCCATATGCAGCGTGTATGGAAAAAGGAAAATGTACAAAAGGATATCCTAAGAAGTACACCGACACAACAACTTTGGACGAGGGTGGGTATCAGAGTTATCGTCGTCGCCGAGTTGGAATAGATTTTGCAATATCAGAGTTTCACTTCAATATAACAAGTCGACTGATAGTAGGCGTTATAATCTTCCGACAACAGATGAAATTACGGTTATTGTTCCAGAAAATACTTATAAGGAGACTGGGGTGCGAGATATTATATTGCATTTGAGAGAAAACAACGGATTGAAACAAATTTTGGAGTGTCATCCGGCGGAAGACGTCAATTTCCCATACGCGTTGCATATGCAATGACTATTAATAAATCACAGGGCAATCGGTGAAGTATGTGGGCATTGATTTACGTACTCCAGTATTTAGCCATGGTCAGCTATATGTCGCATTGTCTAGGTGTACTGCTGCAAGGAGAATTACTTTATTGTTGACCAATGAATCAAATGTGTGTTTAGATCCGGTAACAACAAATGTAGTGTATCCTGAAGTGTTACTGTAAAATTAAATACTTCTTTTCATTTTATAGATTTTTATTTTAGTACTTCGTGAAAAAAAAGGATTGTCCCCATAAAAAGATTCTCAATGCCCGCACATATCCGAATTTGCTAAAAACACGACGAAAATAATAACACAAACGTGCCGAAGGCGCACGAGAGGTTGAAACAAATCTATTTATGGGGAAGATTGAAACAAATCAATAACACAGTTGCCTTTTTTCCAAGGACAAAGAGTGGCAGGGATGGATTATGGGAAGATAATTAGGGGTTAGGATCATTTTGTCCAACAGGAGAAGATCCTCAACGTCAGTTAAATAAATGGATAGATATCTACCGTCCGTTGACCTGGAATTTCGATAGGATTAAGTCTTCATTATGTTTGGTGGTTTTACAGGTGATAAAACAATCACGGTTTTATATCTGCAACCCACTACTATCTTCAGTTGCAGAAACAAATTCATAACTTACCTAATAACTTACGTGATAAAAAATGGATTATTAACCTTGATCGCACTACACATTATACATTAACAATAGTTTCTGTTAATGAATGCAGGAGACACATGAATCATGAAAATCAGATAAATGATGGAGTTCACATGTTCAATAATGGATGTAATTTGGCTACCCAAGTTAATGTATGCATAAATTTGTATATTTATTCGAGTTGTTTGTTTTAGGATGTTCAAGTTTTTGAGTCTAATGATTTTATGGATTGCAAGAGGAGGGTATTGGGACAACGACGAAGGCGTGCACGAGAACGAGcagaagatgaaacaagaaccCAAGTCAATTCGGATGTACGCGTTCAACACACACAACCACCACAACAACGTTGCAGGAGTCACATATCCATAGGCGCAGACGCAACACAGAATGTGAACATCACATAGAGATGGAAGCGGAATATTATCGTACAAGACAGATCCAAGTAATGTTCACATCTATGCATTCTAACAGTAACGTCTTACAGTGTTGATTATTGTGTGCAGCTTCCACATGGTCTACCacatgttcgcactctaggtacagacttgcgctgataatacaatggcattgattccttggatcaaaaccttcgggtttatcatagcctcatctaagaacatcgcgagtggcgtttacgcaggggaagataaagaaaacgaagcataaaagtaatactcatggagcgttaggcagaaaataaagtgctgaaatgtaaataagactgggatttacgtggttcagcactaaggcctacatccacggggttgttgttt encodes the following:
- the LOC113313225 gene encoding uncharacterized protein LOC113313225; translated protein: MLVILKKVLVQSIMIWIILARILVIIYFLRCLVAGPLEINSKVAVILWAWELLTQVLQVQRIDNTHPWCWCCLRFLRNTCYWNGNTRSHRTGKLWSTSGTQGSLHALEKSCSRMNFQDFTLNGKRWIDCQETMMLSLQETKSS